A DNA window from Drosophila sechellia strain sech25 chromosome X, ASM438219v1, whole genome shotgun sequence contains the following coding sequences:
- the LOC6616163 gene encoding chromosome-associated kinesin KIF4, giving the protein MSSEDPSCVAVALRVRPLVQSELDRGCRIAVERSADGAPQVTVNRNESYTYNYVFDIGDSQKDLFETCVQAKVKKLLHGYNVTILAYGQTGSGKTYTMGTAFNGVLDDHVGVIPRAVHDIFQAIAEMQSEYRFSVTCSFVELYQEQFYDLFSSKTRDKATVDIREVKNRIIMPGLTELEVTSAQEVTDHLIRGSAGRAVAATAMNETSSRSHSIFTLTLVATKLDGKQSVTTSRFNLVDLAGSERCSKTLASGDRFKEGVNINKGLLALGNVINALGSGQAAGYVPYRQSKLTRLLQDSLGGNSITLMIACVSPADYNVAETLSTLRYADRALQIKNKPVVNLDPHAAEINFLKDVIQKLRVELLAGGKMSSSLTSAVGAVGLGAISCEDSLAGSMANAAEIQLLKNQVRTLQDRNRKLQQELHQSLLDLTEKEMRAHIAEQAHDKLRSHVTELKSKLDKREQAQFGNENKNGDNDLREFSLLVDRVHVELQRTQEELESQGHETRQRQNSRSHTEGGEGGGDEVHEMLHSHSEEYTNKQMNFAGELRNINRQLDLKQELHERIMRNFSRLDSDDEDVKLRLCNQKIDDLEAERRDLMDQLRNIKSKDASAKLAEERRKRLQLLEQEISDLRRKLITQANLLKIRDKEREKIKNLSTEIRTMKESKVKLIRAMRGESEKFRQWKMVREKELTQLKSKDRKMQSEIVRQQTLHSKQRQVLKRKCEEALAANKRLKDALERQASAQAQRHKYKDNGGSAAGSSNANAKTDSWVDRELEIILSLIDAEHSLEQLMEDRAVINNHYHLVQQDKVDDPAEAAEQARILASLEEELEMRNAQISDLQQKVCPTDLDSRIRSLAEGVQSLGESRTVSKQLLKTLVQQRRLQASILNEQRTTLDDLRVQLLEAQQQEDLAGKRLRLLEVQHEEQMLAQQRDYEEKVSVLIRTANRRWAAAQSPAEDQQRNQILEELLSSREALQQELDKLRAKNKSKAKAAKSEPQDLDDSFQIVDGNDTIVLSDVSDDPDWVPSTSKSKRIQSDSRTVISPPEKQDANVTSLGNSSIQSLNSTSATEDGKRCKGCKCRTKCTTKRCGCLLGNNACSESCVCKSNCHNPLNLKDQAPHCGGGDDPLDEERQKDEAEDADKSDDDGDDEPQTAKENTVKFVTPEAPGKVMPSPKRTLQEPKAAATPLMDTNAGEDFNGPKLAKMSGLAFDTPKRKFF; this is encoded by the exons ATGTCCAGCGAGGATCCCAGCTGCGTGGCAGTGGCCTTGCGCGTGCGTCCCCTGGTGCAGTCCGAGTTGGATCGCGGCTGCCGGATTGCCGTCGAACGATCAGCGGATGGAGCGCCACAGGTTACAGTCAACCGGAATGAGTCGTATACGTACAACTATGTCTTCGACATTGGCGACTCGCAGAAGGATCTATTCGAGACGTGTGTGCAGGCCAAAGTGAAGAAGCTGTTGCATGGCTATAACGTCACAATCTTGGCCTATGGACAAACGGGTTCCGGAAAGACCTACACTATGGGCACCGCCTTCAACGGAGTGCTAGATGATCATGTGGGCGTTATACCACGCGCCGTTCATGATATATTCCAAGCCATTGCGGAAATGCAGAGCGAATATCGTTTTTCTGTCACATGCTCTTTTGTGGAGCTCTACCAGGAGCAGTTCTATGACCTTTTTTCGTCGAAAACTCGGGACAAGGCCACCGTAGACATCAGGGAGGTCAAGAACCGTATTATCATGCCGGGTCTCACCGAGCTAGAGGTCACATCAGCCCAGGAAGTGACCGATCATCTGATCCGCGGCTCAGCCGGGCGGGCTGTGGCCGCCACGGCTATGAATGAAACCTCTTCAAGATCCCATTCCATATTCACATTGACGCTAGTAGCTACCAAGCTGGACGGCAA ACAATCCGTCACCACGTCCAGGTTCAACCTGGTGGATCTGGCTGGCTCTGAACGCTGCTCAAAGACCCTAGCCAGCGGCGATCGCTTCAAAGAGGGCGTAAACATCAATAAGGGTCTTCTGGCCCTGGGCAACGTGATCAATGCCTTGGGAT CTGGTCAGGCCGCTGGCTACGTACCCTATCGCCAGTCCAAGCTAACACGTCTGCTGCAGGACTCTCTGGGCGGTAATTCCATTACGCTCATGATTGCTTGCGTCAGCCCCGCCGACTACAACGTGGCCGAGACATTGAGCACCCTACGCTATGCGGATCGAGCACTGCAAATCAAAAACAAGCCAGTGGTCAATCTCGATCCGCATGCGGCGGAGATTAATTTCCTGAAGGATGTCATCCAAAAGCTGCGTGTAGAGCTGTTGGCGGGCGGCAAGATGAGCAGTTCCTTAACCAGCGCTGTTGGAGCCGTAGGCTTGGGTGCCATTTCCTGTGAGGATTCACTAGCTGGTTCAATGGCCAATGCGGCCGAGATCCAGCTGCTTAAGAATCAGGTGCGCACCCTGCAGGACAGGAATAGGAAATTACAGCAAGAGCTTCATCAGTCGTTGCTCGATCTCACCGAGAAAGAAATGCGTGCCCACATCGCCGAGCAGGCCCACGATAAACTCCGAAGCCATGTAACGGAGCTAAAGAGCAAACTGGATAAAAGAGAACAGGCGCAATTCGGAAACGAGAATAAAAATGGTGACAATGATCTTCGCGAATTCTCACTGCTGGTGGATCGAGTGCACGTAGAATTGCAACGCACtcaggaggagctggagtcCCAGGGCCATGAGACACGCCAGCGACAGAACAGTCGTTCCCATACAGAAGGCGGTGAAGGCGGCGGCGATGAGGTGCACGAAATGCTGCATTCCCATTCGGAGGAGTATACCAACAAGCAAATGAACTTCGCTGGCGAACTGCGCAACATCAATCGCCAGCTGGACCTCAAACAGGAGCTGCACGAGCGTATTATGCGCAACTTTAGCAGACTGGATTCGGATGACGAGGACGTCAAGTTGCGGCTGTGCAACCAAAAGATCGATGACCTCGAGGCGGAGCGACGAGACCTCATGGATCAGCTGCGCAACATTAAGAGCAAGGATGCATCTGCCAAATTGGCGGAGGAGCGACGCAAACGCCTGCAGCTCTTGGAGCAGGAGATCTCCGATCTGCGCCGGAAGCTGATCACGCAGGCCAACTTGCTAAAGATACGAGACAAGGAGCgtgaaaaaattaagaatCTAAGTACCGAAATCCGCACCATGAAGGAATCCAAGGTGAAGCTCATACGAGCAATGCGTGGTGAGTCCGAGAAGTTCCGCCAATGGAAGATGGTTCGCGAAAAGGAGCTAACCCAACTAAAGAGCAAGGACCGCAAAATGCAGTCGGAGATTGTGCGCCAACAGACGCTGCACTCCAAGCAGCGCCAGGTCCTCAAGCGCAAGTGCGAGGAGGCACTGGCTGCCAACAAGAGGCTGAAGGATGCTCTCGAGCGGCAGGCTTCGGCGCAGGCCCAGCGTCACAAGTACAAGGATAACGGGGGATCTGCCGCTGGCTCCTCCAACGCGAACGCGAAGACAGATTCCTGGGTGGATCGTGAACTGGAGATCATACTCTCGCTTATAGATGCTGAGCACAGCCTGGAGCAACTGATGGAGGACCGGGCCGTAATCAACAATCACTACCATCTGGTCCAGCAGGACAAAGTCGACGATCCCGCCGAAGCCGCAGAGCAGGCCCGCATTCTGGCGAGTCTCGAGGAGGAGCTGGAAATGCGCAATGCCCAGATCTCCGATCTTCAGCAGAAAGTCTGCCCCACCGATCTGGATAGCCGCATTCGCTCCTTGGCTGAGGGCGTCCAAAGCCTTGGCGAGTCCAGGACGGTTAGCAAGCAACTCTTGAAGACTTTGGTGCAGCAGCGGCGTCTACAGGCCTCCATCTTGAATGAGCAGCGCACAACGTTGGATGACCTGCGCGTGCAGCTACTGGAAGCTCAACAGCAGGAAGATTTGGCAGGCAAACGCCTTCGTCTGCTCGAAGTCCAGCATGAAGAGCAAATGCTGGCGCAACAGCGCGACTACGAGGAAAAGGTTTCCGTTTTAATCAGGACAGCAAACCGGCGATGGGCTGCAGCTCAGTCACCGGCGGAGGATCAGCAGCGCAATCAGATCCTCGAAGAGCTGCTCAGCAGCCGGGAGGCActgcagcaggagctggaCAAGCTTAGAGCCAAGAACAAGTCAAAAGCCAAGGCAGCTAAGTCCGAGCCTCAGGACTTAGATGATAGTTTCCAGATAGTGGATGGCAACGATACAATAGTACTAAGCGATGTCAGCGACGATCCCGACTGGGTGCCATCCACATCAAAATCCAAG AGGATTCAATCCGATAGCCGCACTGTGATTTCTCCGCCAGAGAAACAGGATGCCAACGTGACGTCATTGGGCAATTCATCCATACAATCGCTGAACTCCACATCCGCCACAGAGGATGGCAAACGCTGCAAGGGCTGCAAGTGTCGGACAAAGTGCACCACCAAGCGCTGCGGCTGCCTTTTGGGCAACAATGCGTGCAGCGAGAGCTGCGTTTGCAAGAGCAACTGCCACAATCCCCTAAATCTCAAGGATCAAGCTCCGCATTGCGGGGGTGGCGATGACCCGCTTGACGAAGAACGCCAGAAGGACGAGGCGGAGGATGCCGACAAGTCTGATGATGACGGCGACGACGAGCCCCAGACCGCCAAGGAGAACACGGTGAAGTTCGTCACTCCAGAAGCGCCCGGCAAAGTTATGCCTTCGCCGAAGCGAACGCTGCAGGAACCGAAGGCCGCGGCCACACCGCTGATGGATACAAACGCAGGGGAAGACTTCAATGGACCCAAGTTGGCTAA GATGTCCGGACTGGCGTTTGACACGCCCAAGCGGAAATTCTTTTGA
- the LOC6616164 gene encoding centromere/kinetochore protein zw10 has product MEEEAPRFKVLEEAFNGNGNGCANVEATQSAILKVLTRVNRFQLRVRKHIEDNYTEFMPNNTSPDIFLEESGSLNREIHDMLENLGSDGLDALDEAKVKMAGNGRQLREILLGLGVSEHVLRIDELFQCVEEAKATKDYLVLLDLVGRLRAFIYGDDSVDGDAQVATPEVRRIFKALECYETIKVKYHVQAYMLQQSLQERFDRLVQLQCKSFPTSRCVTLQVSRDQTQLQDIVQALFQEPYNPARLCEFLLDNCIEPVIMRPVMADYSEEVDGGSYVRLSLSYATKEPSSAQLRPNYKQVLENLRLLLQTLAGINCSVSSDQHVFGIIGDHVKDKMLKLLVDECLIPAVPESTEEYQSSTLCEDVAQLEQLLVDSFIINPEHDRALGQFVEKYETYYRNRMFRRVLETAREIIQRDLQDMVLVAPNNHSAEVANDPFLFPRCMISKSAQDFVKLMDRILRQPTDKLGDQEADPIAGVISVMLHTYIDEVPKVHRKLLESIPQQAVLFHNNCMFFTHWVAQHANKGIESLAALAKTLQATGQQHFRVQVDYQSSILMGIMQEFEFESTHTLGSGPLKLVRQCLRQLELLKNVWANVLPETVYNATFCELINTFVAELIRRVFTLRDISAQMACELSDLIDVVLQRAPALFREPNEVVQVLSWLKLQQLKAMLNASLMEITELWGDGVGPLTASYKSDEIKHLIRALFQDTDWRAKAITQIV; this is encoded by the exons ATGGAGGAAGAGGCGCCGCGGTTCAAAGTGCTGGAGGAGGCGTTCAACGGCAATGGGAACGGGTGCGCCAACGTGGAGGCCACCCAATCGGCCATATTAAAAGTGCTGACGCGCGTAAATCGCTTCCAGCTGCGCGTCCGCAAGCACATCGAAGACAACTACACGGAGTTTATGCCCAACAACACGTCGCCGGACATATTTCTGGAGGAGTCGGGGTCCTTGAATCGCGAGATTCACGACATGCTCGAGAACTTGGGCTCCGATGGACTGGACGCCTTGGACGAGGCGAAGGTCAAGATGGCGGGTAACGGCAGGCAGCTGCGAGAGATCCTCTTGGGTCTGGGTGTCAGCGAGCATGTGCTAAGGATCGACGAGCTGTTCCAGTGCGTGGAGGAGGCCAAGGCCACCAAGGATTACTTGGTGTTACTGGACCTTGTGGGTCGTTTGAGGGCTTTCATCTATGGCGATGATTCCGTTGACGGGGACGCGCAGGTGGCCACGCCAGAGGTTCGACGCATCTTTAAGGCTCTCGAGTGCTACGAGACCATCAAGGTGAAGTACCATGTGCAGGCATATATGCTGCAGCAGAGCCTCCAGGAGCGCTTCGATCGCCTGGTGCAGCTGCAGTGCAAATCCTTTCCCACATCGCGGTGCGTCACCTTACAGGTGAGCCGGGATCAAACGCAGCTGCAGGATATTGTACAGGCTCTCTTCCAGGAGCCCTACAATCCTGCGCGCCTCTGCGAATTCCTGCTGGACAATTGCATCGAACCGGTGATCATGCGGCCAGTGATGGCCGATTATAGCGAAGAAGTCGACGGTGGCTCCTACGTCCGATTGTCGCTTTCCTACGCCACCAAGGAGCCCAGCTCAGCACAGCTGCGTCCGAACTACAAGCAGGTCTTGGAGAACCTcaggctgctgctgcagacgCTGGCCGGGATCAACTGCAGTGTGTCCAGTGACCAACATGTCTTTGGCATTATTGGCGATCATGTGAAGGATAAAATGCTGAAATTACTGGTGGACGAGTGCCTGATACCAGCTGTGCCCGAAAGCACGGAGGAGTATCAGTCTTCCACACTGTGTGAGGATGTCGCccagctggagcagctgctggTAGACTCATTCATCATCAATCCCGAGCACGATCGAGCCCTAGGGCAGTTTGTGGAGAAGTACGAGACCTACTACCGCAATCGGATGTTTCGTCGGGTGCTGGAAACGGCGCGCGAGATCATCCAGCGCGATCTGCAGGACATGGTGCTGGTGGCGCCCAACAACCACTCAGCCGAAGTGGCAAACGATCCCTTCCTCTTCCCACGCTGCATGATCTCGAAAAGTGCTCAG GACTTTGTCAAACTGATGGACCGTATTCTTCGCCAGCCCACGGACAAGCTGGGCGACCAAGAGGCCGATCCCATAGCCGGCGTCATTTCCGTCATGCTGCACACCTACATCGATGAGGTGCCCAAGGTGCACCGCAAGCTCCTCGAAAGCATTCCACAGCAGGCCGTGCTGTTCCACAACAATTGCATGTTCTTCACCCACTGGGTGGCGCAGCATGCCAACAAGGGCATCGAAAGCTTGGCGGCGCTGGCCAAGACACTGCAGGCCACCGGTCAGCAGCATTTCCGCGTGCAGGTCGACTACCAGTCCTCCATCCTGATGGGCATCATGCAGGAGTTCGAGTTCGAGAGCACGCACACGCTGGGCTCTGGTCCGCTGAAGCTGGTGCGCCAGTGCCTGCGCCAGCTGGAGCTGCTGAAGAACGTGTGGGCCAATGTGCTCCCGGAGACCGTGTACAATGCAACCTTCTGCGAGCTGATCAACACATTTGTCGCCGAGCTAATCCGTCGAGTGTTCACGCTGCGCGACATTTCCGCACAGATGGCCTGTGAGCTGAGCGATCTCATTGACGTGGTGCTCCAGCGGGCGCCCGCGCTCTTCCGCGAGCCAAACGAGGTGGTCCAGGTCCTCTCTTGGCTGAAGCTGCAGCAACTGAAGGCCATGCTGAACGCGTCGCTCATGGAGATCACAGAGCTGTGGGGCGACGGCGTCGGCCCGCTGACCGCGAGCTACAAGTCGGACGAGATAAAGCACCTCATCAGGGCGTTGTTCCAGGATACGGATTGGCGGGCCAAGGCCATTACGCAGATTGTCTAG
- the LOC6616165 gene encoding histone-lysine N-methyltransferase SMYD3 produces MATPAVGSSRSAPTSASACSSKSKNGKNPAPQIKRGQRILTEKPFAFVLKSQYRLERCDNCLEATKVLKCSNCRYVSYCHRSCQMQAWAQHKHECPFLKKVHPRVVPDAARMLCRLILRLEHGGDLIRGYYTEHGSRKFRDLMSHYAEIKNDPMRLEHLDSLHAVLSDMMAESPSTVPNKTELMSIYGRLITNGFNILDAEMNSIATAIYLGVSITDHSCQPNAVATFEGNELHVHAIEDMECLDWSKIFISYIDLLNTPEQRRLDLKEHYYFLCVCSKCTDAKESKEMLAALCPNRNCGVGISVDRTNCPRCDAGISPKLRNAFNEAMTLTRHNLENMKDVAYLDVCKVCLDKQTGVFHPLNVWYVKTLDAAFEAAIEVGKWSDALDYGQRLLPGFRKYHGPWNPLLGLLHMKLGKIQLYEGHAKEALHHLEEAQRILTVTHGRDHRLLTEQLYLLVLQARQEAH; encoded by the exons ATGGCCACCCCGGCCGTCGGTTCATCCAGATCCGCacccacatccgcatccgcatgcTCATCCAAATCCAAGAACGGAAAGAATCCGGCGCCGCAAATAAAAAGGGGGCAGCGGATCCTCACGGAGAAACCCTTCGCTTTCGTCTTGAAGTCGCAGTACCGCCTGGAGCGGTGCGATAACTGCCTGGAGGC GACCAAGGTGCTGAAGTGCTCCAACTGCAGATATGTGTCCTACTGCCATCGCTCCTGCCAGATGCAAGCCTGGGCCCAGCACAAGCACGAGTGTCCTTTCCTCAAGAAGGTGCATCCCAGAGTTGTGCCCGATGCTGCCCGAATGCTCTGCCGACTGATCCTGCGCCTGGAGCACGGCGGAGACCTGATCCGCGGCTATTACACCGAGCACGGGTCCCGCAAGTTCCGCGATCTCATGTCCC ACTACGCCGAAATCAAGAACGACCCCATGCGACTGGAGCACTTGGACTCGCTGCATGCAGTCCTCAGCGATATGATGGCCGAGAGTCCCAGCACGGTGCCAAACAAGACGGAACTGATGAGCATCTACGGTCGC CTGATCACCAACGGCTTCAATATCTTGGACGCCGAGATGAACTCAATTGCCACGGCCATATATCTGGGCGTCTCGATTACGGACCACAGTTGCCAGCCAAATGCGGTCGCCACCTTCGAGGGCAACGAGCTGCACGTGCACGCGATCGAGGACATGGAGTGCCTGGACTGGTCGAAAATCTTCATCAGCTACATAGACCTGCTCAACACGCCGGAGCAGAGGCGTCTGGATCTCAAGGAGCACTATTACTTCCTCTGCGTGTGCAGCAAGTGCACGGATGCCAAGGAGTCGAAGGAGATGCTGGCTGCCCTGTGTCCCAATCGCAACTGCGGCGTGGGAATCAGTGTGGACCGCACCAACTGCCCGCGCTGCGACGCGGGCATCAGTCCCAAGCTGAGAAATGCCTTCAACGAGGCGATGACTCTGACCCGGCACAATCTGGAGAACATGAAGGACGTGGCCT ATCTCGATGTGTGCAAGGTGTGTCTGGACAAGCAGACTGGCGTGTTCCATCCCCTGAACGTGTGGTACGTCAAGACGCTCGATGCGGCATTCGAAGCAGCCATCGAAGTGGGCAAGTGGAGCGACGCCCTGGATTACGGCCAACGTTTGCTGCCAGGCTTTCGGAAATACCATGGTCCCTGGAATCCGCTGTTGGGCCTGCTTCACATGAAGCTGGGCAAGATCCAACTCTACGAGGGCCATGCCAAGGAGGCACTGCACCACCTGGAGGAGGCCCAACGCATCCTAACCGTCACCCACGGCCGAGATCACAGACTGCTAACTGAGCAGCTGTACCTGCTCGTTCTCCAAGCGCGACAAGAGGCGCACTAA
- the LOC6616166 gene encoding eukaryotic translation initiation factor 3 subunit G-1 — protein MPGVETIKSSWADEVELDYGGLPPTTETVENGQKYVTEYKYNKDDKKTKVVRTYKISKQVVPKTVAKRRTWTKFGESKNDKPGPNSQTTMVSEEIFMQFLNSKEDEKANDPLLDPTKNIAKCRICNGEHWSVNCPYKGTAMDTNMMEKKASAAAAAAVDAPKSGKYVPPFLKDSQKGALGMRGRDDTAAIRISNLSESMTEADLEELVKKIGPQSKMYLARDKNTGLCKGFAYVHFKQRKDAAAAIEILNGHGYDHLILSVEWSKPQNN, from the coding sequence ATGCCGGGCGTTGAAACGATCAAATCCTCCTGGGCCGACGAGGTGGAGCTCGACTATGGTGGACTCCCTCCGACGACGGAGACCGTGGAGAACGGGCAGAAGTACGTGACGGAGTACAAGTACAACAAGGACGACAAGAAGACGAAAGTGGTGCGCACGTACAAGATCTCCAAGCAGGTGGTGCCCAAGACAGTGGCCAAGCGGCGGACCTGGACGAAGTTCGGCGAATCGAAGAACGACAAGCCCGGCCCCAACTCGCAGACGACCATGGTGTCCGAGGAGATCTTCATGCAGTTCCTCAACTCCAAGGAGGACGAGAAGGCCAACGATCCGCTGCTGGACCCCACCAAGAACATTGCCAAGTGCCGCATCTGCAACGGCGAGCATTGGTCGGTCAACTGTCCGTACAAGGGCACGGCGATGGACACGAATATGATGGAGAAGAAGGCCTCGGCAGCCGCCGCGGCCGCCGTCGATGCGCCCAAGTCCGGCAAGTATGTGCCGCCGTTCCTCAAAGACAGCCAAAAGGGCGCGCTGGGAATGCGCGGACGCGACGACACGGCCGCCATCAGGATATCCAATCTGTCGGAGTCGATGACCGAGGCGGATCTCGAGGAGCTGGTGAAGAAGATTGGGCCGCAGAGCAAGATGTATCTCGCCCGCGACAAGAACACCGGACTCTGCAAGGGATTCGCCTACGTGCACTTCAAGCAGCGCAAGGATGCGGCCGCCGCCATCGAGATCCTCAACGGACACGGCTACGACCACTTGATCCTCAGCGTCGAATGGTCCAAGCCCCAGAACAATTAG
- the LOC6616167 gene encoding tetraspanin-33, translated as MSNYRYQGAGLGGGGLAGGRGYSGIEVHEMMHPHHFTYVSQCVKYMIFLLNFVFWLFGGLLLGIGAYAFKDKWEEANGSVRLENFYDVFLNISLVMILAGMVIFLVSFSGCLGALRENTFLLKCYSMCLLLFFLLEMAIAIVCFVCPQYMHTFLEKQFTHKIIHSYRDDPDLQNFIDFAQQEFKCCGLSNSGYQDWSKNEYFNCSSPSVEKCGVPYSCCINATDISSGLVNIMCGYGVQKAPVPEARKLIWTSGCIEIVRDWAEHNLYVIAGNALGIALIQLLVIYLAKTLEGQIELQKLRWLA; from the exons ATGAGCAACTACCGATATCAGGGTGCTGGGCTCGGGGGCGGCGGCTTGGCCGGGGGGCGTGGCTACAGCGGCATCGAGGTGCACGAGATGATGCATCCGCACCACTTCACCTACGTGAGCCAGTGCGTCAAGTACATGATCTTCCTGCTGAACTTCGTGTTCTGGCTCTTTGGCGGCCTGCTCCTGGGCATTGGCGCCTACGCGTTCAAGGACAAGTGGGAGGAGGCGAACGGATCGGTGCGGCTGGAGAACTTCTACGACGTGTTCCTCAACATCTCGCTGGTGATGATCCTGGCCGGCATGGTCATCTTTCTGGTCAGCTTCTCCGGCTGCCTGGGCGCCCTGCGCGAGAACACCTTCCTGCTGAAGTGCTACTCCATGTGCCTGCTGCTCTTCTTCCTGCTGGAGATGGCCATTG CCATCGTCTGCTTCGTGTGCCCGCAGTATATGCACACCTTTCTGGAGAAGCAGTTCACGCACAAGATCATCCACTCGTACCGCGACGATCCCGACCTGCAGAACTTCATTGACTTTGCTCAGCAGGAGTTCAAGTGCTGTGGCCTCAGTAATTCGGGCTACCAGGACTGGA GCAAAAACGAGTACTTCAACTGCAGCTCGCCGTCGGTGGAGAAGTGCGGAGTGCCCTACAGCTGCTGCATCAATGCCACCGACATATCCTCCGGCCTGGTGAACATCATGTGCGGCTACGGCGTCCAAAAAGCTCCCGTTCCGGAGGCCAGGAAACTGATCTGGACCAGCGGCTGCATAGAGATCGTCCGAGATTGGGCCGAGCACAATCTGTACGTGATTGCCGGCAATGCTCTGGGCATTGCGCTCATCCAGCTGCTGGTCATCTACTTGGCCAAGACGCTGGAGGGCCAAATCGAGCTGCAGAAGTTGCGTTGGCTGGCGTGA